TCTTAAGCATATTGGGTGATTTGTCAGCTTTTAAACGCTCGAACATAAATATAGTCAATGAAAGTCTGTTTTAATAGCTAAAGGTAAAGGGTAAAGAGTATAATGACCGGAGGACAAAATAGAACGCAAATCAAAACAGGGCAAACCGTTTCCATTGTGTTAAAAAAAGACCAAAGAACAGGCGTTCTGACCAAAGGCGTCATAAAAACCGTTTTAAC
This window of the uncultured Desulfobacter sp. genome carries:
- a CDS encoding YwbE family protein, which translates into the protein MTGGQNRTQIKTGQTVSIVLKKDQRTGVLTKGVIKTVLTKSSFHPHGIKVRLENGLVGRVKVIHG